One Pseudomonas fluorescens genomic region harbors:
- the fliE gene encoding flagellar hook-basal body complex protein FliE translates to MSQGIEFNRLMMDMQAMKVDAMSARKSTAAVPEIAGSSFSDMLGQAINKVSDTQQASTQLANAFEIGKSGVDLTDVMIASQKASVSFQALTQVRNKLVQAYQDIMQMPV, encoded by the coding sequence ATGAGCCAAGGTATTGAATTTAATCGGTTGATGATGGACATGCAGGCCATGAAAGTGGATGCCATGTCTGCGCGCAAATCGACTGCCGCTGTCCCTGAAATCGCTGGCAGCAGCTTTTCCGACATGCTCGGTCAGGCCATCAATAAAGTCAGCGATACCCAGCAGGCGTCGACTCAACTGGCCAACGCATTCGAGATCGGCAAGAGCGGTGTCGACCTGACCGACGTGATGATTGCGTCGCAGAAAGCCAGCGTGTCGTTCCAGGCTCTGACCCAGGTGCGCAACAAGCTGGTTCAGGCTTATCAAGACATCATGCAGATGCCGGTTTAA
- a CDS encoding sensor histidine kinase has product MPQAAQISSASNIVGQPSSVEQASRQGLEHAFQLFNQMSSQLTDSYSMLEARVTELKGELAVVSAQRMQELAEKERLANRLQNLLDLLPGGVIVIDGHGLVREANPAAIDLLGSPLEGELWRHVIARCFAPREDDGHEISLKNGRRLSISTRSLDAEPGQLVLLNDLTETRHLQDQLARHERLSSLGRMVASLAHQIRTPLSAALLYASHLTEQQLPVDTQQRFAGRLKERLHELEHQVRDMLVFARGELPLTDRITPNALMQALQAAALTHVQDLPIRWQCDSHDGELLCNRDTLVGALLNLIENAIQASGGNARLKVHCYTRDHTLRLCISDSGSGIEPAVLARLGEPFFTTKVTGTGLGLTVVQAVARAHQGELQLRSRVGRGTCAQVTLPLFSAVQGAE; this is encoded by the coding sequence ATGCCCCAAGCCGCCCAGATCTCTTCTGCCTCCAATATCGTGGGGCAACCCTCGTCCGTAGAGCAGGCAAGCCGTCAGGGACTTGAGCACGCGTTCCAGCTGTTCAACCAGATGTCGAGCCAGTTGACCGACTCCTACAGCATGTTGGAAGCGCGGGTCACCGAGCTCAAGGGTGAACTGGCCGTGGTCAGTGCCCAGCGCATGCAGGAACTCGCGGAAAAAGAGCGCTTGGCCAATCGGCTGCAAAACCTCCTCGACCTGTTGCCCGGCGGCGTAATCGTCATCGACGGCCACGGCCTGGTGCGCGAAGCCAATCCCGCTGCCATCGACTTGCTGGGCTCGCCGCTGGAAGGTGAGCTGTGGCGCCACGTGATTGCGCGCTGCTTCGCTCCGCGCGAAGACGATGGTCACGAAATTTCCTTGAAAAACGGTCGACGCCTGTCGATTTCCACTCGCTCGCTGGATGCCGAGCCGGGGCAGTTGGTGCTGCTTAACGATTTGACTGAAACCCGTCATCTGCAGGATCAACTGGCGCGGCACGAGCGTTTGTCGTCGTTAGGGCGCATGGTCGCCTCGCTCGCCCACCAGATTCGCACGCCGCTGTCCGCCGCGTTGCTCTACGCCAGTCATTTGACTGAGCAGCAATTACCGGTCGACACCCAGCAGCGCTTCGCCGGCCGCCTGAAAGAACGGCTGCACGAACTCGAGCATCAGGTGCGCGACATGCTGGTGTTTGCCCGTGGCGAGCTGCCGCTGACCGATCGCATTACTCCCAACGCTTTGATGCAAGCGCTGCAAGCGGCGGCGCTCACTCATGTGCAGGATCTGCCGATTCGCTGGCAATGCGACAGCCATGACGGTGAGTTGCTGTGCAATCGCGACACGCTGGTCGGAGCGCTGCTGAACCTGATCGAGAACGCGATTCAGGCCAGTGGCGGTAACGCGCGCCTGAAAGTGCATTGCTATACACGTGATCACACTCTGCGCCTGTGCATCAGCGACAGCGGCAGCGGCATCGAGCCCGCAGTGTTGGCGCGGTTGGGCGAGCCATTCTTTACCACCAAAGTGACAGGCACCGGCCTCGGCCTGACCGTTGTCCAAGCGGTTGCACGGGCGCATCAAGGAGAATTGCAGTTGCGCTCGCGAGTCGGGCGCGGCACCTGTGCGCAAGTGACCCTGCCGCTGTTTTCCGCTGTCCAGGGAGCTGAGTGA
- the fliS gene encoding flagellar export chaperone FliS, whose amino-acid sequence MNPMLALRQYQKVGAHAQTSEASPHRLVQMLMEGGLSRIAQAKGAIERKDVPAKCTAISKAIGIVSGLREGLDLENSADTLADLDGLYIYMMKRLAEANISSDPRILDEVAGLLSTVKEGWDAIAPVPAPQF is encoded by the coding sequence ATGAACCCAATGTTAGCCCTTCGGCAATATCAGAAAGTCGGCGCTCACGCGCAGACGTCCGAAGCGAGCCCGCACCGCCTGGTGCAAATGTTGATGGAAGGTGGTCTTTCCCGTATCGCTCAGGCCAAAGGCGCCATCGAGCGCAAGGATGTGCCTGCCAAGTGCACTGCCATCAGCAAGGCGATTGGCATCGTCAGCGGTCTTCGCGAAGGCCTGGATCTGGAAAACAGCGCGGACACGCTGGCGGATCTGGACGGGTTGTATATCTACATGATGAAGCGTCTCGCCGAGGCGAACATCAGCAGTGATCCACGCATTCTCGATGAGGTTGCAGGCCTGCTGAGTACGGTAAAAGAAGGCTGGGACGCCATTGCGCCCGTGCCGGCGCCGCAGTTCTGA
- a CDS encoding flagellar protein FliT: protein MSLVLQRIADTREALVGALAERNWEAIGELDLACRSCMEDVMAEASLDEVALRDNLEELLHVYKDLLEVAMGERQAIANEMSQITQAQNAAKVYHLFG from the coding sequence ATGAGTCTTGTATTGCAGCGAATCGCCGATACCCGTGAAGCATTGGTCGGAGCGTTGGCCGAGCGAAACTGGGAAGCCATCGGCGAACTGGATCTGGCTTGCCGTTCCTGCATGGAAGACGTCATGGCTGAAGCTTCGCTGGATGAAGTCGCATTGCGCGACAATCTTGAAGAGCTGCTCCACGTATACAAAGATCTGCTCGAAGTGGCGATGGGGGAGCGGCAGGCAATAGCCAATGAAATGTCGCAGATCACCCAAGCGCAAAACGCGGCAAAGGTTTACCATCTGTTTGGTTGA
- a CDS encoding sigma-54 dependent transcriptional regulator → MWRETKILLIDDDSVRRRDLAVILNFLGEENLPCGSHDWQQAVGSLSSSREVICVLIGTVNALGALLGLLKTLSTWDEFLPVLLMGDNSSVDLPEDQRRRVLSTLEMPPSYSKLLDSLHRAQVYREMYDQARERGRHREPNLFRSLVGTSRAIQHVRQMMQQVADTDASVLILGESGTGKEVVARNLHYHSKRRDGPFVPVNCGAIPAELLESELFGHEKGAFTGAITSRAGRFELANGGTLFLDEIGDMPLPMQVKLLRVLQERTFERVGSNKTQSVDVRIIAATHKNLESMIEIGTFREDLYYRLNVFPIEMAPLRERVEDIPLLMNELISRMEHEKRGSIRFNSAAIMSLCRHGWPGNVRELANLVERMAIMHPYGVIGVVELPKKFRYVDDEDEQMVDSLRSDLEERVAINGHTPDFSANALLPPEGLDLKDYLGGLEQGLIQQALDDANGIVARAAERLRIRRTTLVEKMRKYGMSRREGDEQADD, encoded by the coding sequence ATGTGGCGTGAAACCAAAATTCTGCTGATCGATGACGATAGCGTCCGCCGCCGCGACCTGGCGGTGATTTTAAATTTTCTTGGCGAAGAAAATTTACCCTGCGGCAGCCATGACTGGCAGCAGGCAGTCGGCTCTTTGTCGTCTAGTCGTGAGGTCATCTGTGTACTGATCGGGACGGTCAATGCTCTTGGTGCACTTTTGGGCTTGCTAAAGACACTCTCAACCTGGGATGAGTTCCTTCCGGTTTTGTTAATGGGCGATAATTCTTCCGTTGACTTGCCTGAAGACCAACGTCGTCGAGTGCTTTCGACCCTCGAGATGCCGCCCAGCTACAGCAAATTGCTTGACTCACTGCACCGTGCCCAGGTCTATCGCGAGATGTATGACCAGGCCCGCGAGCGCGGCCGTCATCGCGAACCCAACCTGTTCCGCAGCCTCGTCGGCACCAGTCGTGCGATCCAGCACGTGCGTCAGATGATGCAGCAAGTGGCCGACACCGACGCCAGCGTGCTGATCCTTGGCGAGTCCGGCACCGGCAAGGAAGTGGTCGCCCGCAACCTGCATTACCATTCCAAGCGCCGCGACGGGCCATTCGTGCCCGTCAACTGCGGGGCGATCCCCGCGGAACTGCTCGAGAGTGAATTGTTCGGCCATGAAAAAGGCGCCTTCACCGGAGCAATCACCAGCCGTGCCGGGCGCTTTGAGCTGGCCAACGGCGGCACGCTGTTTCTCGACGAAATCGGCGACATGCCACTGCCAATGCAGGTCAAGCTGCTGCGCGTTCTGCAGGAACGTACGTTCGAGCGTGTGGGCAGCAACAAGACCCAGAGCGTCGACGTGCGCATCATCGCTGCAACGCACAAGAATCTCGAAAGCATGATCGAGATCGGCACCTTCCGCGAAGACCTTTACTATCGCCTGAACGTGTTCCCGATCGAGATGGCGCCGTTGCGTGAGCGCGTCGAAGATATTCCGTTGCTGATGAACGAGCTGATCTCGCGCATGGAGCACGAGAAGCGCGGTTCGATCCGCTTCAACTCCGCCGCCATCATGTCGCTGTGCCGTCACGGCTGGCCTGGCAACGTTCGCGAGTTGGCCAACCTGGTCGAGCGCATGGCGATCATGCATCCGTACGGGGTGATCGGCGTGGTCGAGTTGCCGAAGAAATTCCGCTACGTCGATGACGAAGACGAGCAAATGGTCGACAGCCTGCGCAGCGATCTGGAAGAGCGCGTGGCAATCAACGGCCACACGCCGGACTTCAGCGCCAATGCACTGCTGCCGCCGGAAGGCCTGGACCTCAAGGATTATCTCGGTGGTCTGGAGCAGGGCTTGATTCAGCAGGCGCTCGACGACGCCAATGGCATCGTGGCGCGTGCTGCCGAACGGCTGCGCATTCGTCGCACCACGCTGGTGGAGAAGATGCGCAAATACGGCATGAGCCGGCGCGAAGGTGATGAACAGGCGGATGATTGA
- a CDS encoding sigma-54-dependent transcriptional regulator, with protein sequence MGIKVLLVEDDRSLREALADTLLLAGHDYQAVGSAEEALTAVAREAFSLVVSDVNMPGMDGHQLLALLRARQPQLPVLLMTAHGAVERAVDAMRQGAADYLVKPFEPKALLDLVARHALGRIGASDTEGPIAVEPASVQLLDLATRVARSDSTVLISGESGTGKEVLARYIHQQSPRVDQPFVAINCAAIPDNMLEATLFGHEKGSFTGAIAAQAGKFEQADGGTILLDEISEMPLGLQAKLLRVLQEREVERVGARKPISLDIRVVATTNRDLAGEVAAGRFREDLFYRLSVFPLAWRPLRERTADILPLAEKLLAKHVNKMKHAAAKLSPEAQACLTAYPWPGNVRELDNAIQRALILQQGGLIQPQDFCLAGSVTFAALPIPAPSSAVIREVEIDVDSAGALGDDLRRREFQMIIDTLRAERGRRKEAAEKLGISPRTLRYKLAQMRDAGMDVEGYLFAT encoded by the coding sequence ATGGGCATCAAGGTGTTGCTGGTCGAAGATGACCGTTCATTGCGCGAAGCACTGGCCGATACGCTGCTGCTCGCCGGCCATGATTATCAAGCGGTCGGCAGCGCGGAAGAAGCGCTGACGGCGGTGGCCCGCGAAGCGTTCAGTCTGGTAGTCAGCGACGTCAACATGCCTGGAATGGATGGGCATCAACTGCTCGCACTGTTGCGCGCGCGTCAGCCGCAGTTGCCGGTGTTGCTGATGACTGCGCATGGCGCCGTCGAACGCGCGGTCGATGCGATGCGCCAAGGGGCGGCGGATTATCTGGTCAAACCGTTTGAACCCAAGGCACTGCTGGATCTGGTGGCGCGGCATGCGCTGGGCCGGATCGGCGCCAGCGACACCGAAGGTCCGATAGCGGTGGAACCTGCCAGTGTGCAGTTGCTCGACCTTGCCACACGCGTTGCGCGCAGCGATTCGACGGTATTGATTTCTGGCGAATCCGGCACGGGCAAGGAAGTGCTCGCGCGCTACATTCATCAGCAATCGCCCCGTGTCGATCAGCCGTTCGTTGCAATCAACTGTGCAGCGATCCCGGACAACATGCTTGAAGCGACGTTATTCGGCCACGAGAAGGGCTCGTTCACGGGGGCCATCGCTGCGCAGGCCGGCAAGTTCGAGCAGGCAGATGGCGGCACCATTCTGCTCGATGAAATTTCCGAAATGCCCTTGGGTCTGCAAGCCAAGCTTCTGCGTGTTTTGCAGGAGCGTGAGGTTGAGCGAGTGGGCGCGCGCAAGCCGATCAGCCTGGACATTCGCGTGGTCGCGACCACCAACCGCGATCTGGCCGGCGAAGTCGCGGCGGGGCGCTTTCGGGAAGACCTGTTTTACCGCTTGTCGGTTTTCCCCCTGGCGTGGCGTCCACTTCGCGAGCGCACTGCCGATATCCTGCCGCTGGCCGAAAAGTTGTTGGCCAAGCACGTCAATAAAATGAAGCACGCGGCGGCGAAACTGTCGCCTGAAGCGCAGGCGTGCCTGACCGCTTACCCGTGGCCGGGCAATGTGCGTGAGCTGGACAACGCAATTCAGCGCGCGCTGATTCTGCAGCAGGGCGGTTTGATCCAGCCGCAGGATTTCTGTCTCGCCGGTTCGGTGACATTTGCTGCGTTGCCAATCCCAGCGCCGTCGTCAGCCGTGATTCGTGAAGTCGAAATCGACGTGGATTCGGCCGGCGCATTGGGCGATGACCTGCGCCGCCGGGAGTTTCAGATGATCATTGATACCTTGCGCGCCGAACGTGGCCGCCGCAAGGAAGCGGCCGAAAAGCTCGGCATCAGCCCGCGGACCTTGCGCTACAAACTGGCGCAAATGCGTGATGCGGGAATGGACGTCGAAGGCTATTTGTTCGCGACGTAA